The Coffea arabica cultivar ET-39 chromosome 6e, Coffea Arabica ET-39 HiFi, whole genome shotgun sequence genome contains the following window.
TTGTGGGAATGAGGGTACCTGTATGGTTTGAGTTTAAAGGGTTCAGCCCCTAGCTTAAGGATAATCTGATGATCCGTCTCCCTTTCTGGGGGTAGCCCTTTTGGAGTAGCAAACGCCTAAGGGTATTGTTGCAGGACCCTTTCTATTGGCTCTAGAATAATTAACTCTTGATCTCTTTTGAGTTCTGCATGCAGTGTTGCacaatttctttgtttctccTGAATAAAAGATCTGAGATCTTTGCCTCTCACTAGCTCCATTGCAGGTTGATTAATGAAGCCTTCGAGGTGAAGTAGCTCTCCCCTACTACTAAGAGCAATGCTGCGAGAGTGAAAGTCGAAAGTAATAGGATTGAATTGACATATCCAACCTATACCCAAGATGATATCCCATCCTTCCAACTCCATTACCTTCAGATCAAACTGGAACTGGTAATCTTGTATCAACCACACCACCTTAGGACAAATTGCTCCACTGGTTATGTCAGTTCCATCTGCCAAGGTCACAATGAAGGGATTTATAGCTTGATGGGGCAGATGCAACAGATTAACAAGCCTATGATGAATAAAGCTATCAGAGCTTCCTATGTCAACTAGGATCTTAACTGGCAAGCCTCTCATATTACCCACCAACATAATTGACTTTCTCTTTATAGCACTAACAAAGCATTCAAGGACACCTCTGCAAGTTCACCCAATCTGCCTGTGTGTTCATCTTGCTCCCCTACTGCATCCTCAAAGTCAGCCTCTTCCTTCTCCTCAATACCCAAACAGTTCAGGTTCCCTGATTTACACTGATGCCCAATTCCAAACTTCTCTCCAAACATGTAGTACAAATTGTGTTTACATCTGTACTGCAATTCTTCAGCTGAGATCCTCCCAATCTCCTTGTGTACATACTCATTCTTCTTGGTATTAGGGGTAATTGCAGGAAGCTTGTATGAGTTGGAATGGCTCTGACTATTGGCATGATTCTTATACATTCCAAATTTAGGTTCTACTGCAACTTTCCCAGATGGTTTAGATTGTTTAGACTGAATTTCCAAGGCATATTCCTGTAATTCAGCCACTTCAAAGGCCTTTGGCAGGGACTGTGGTTTGAACATCTTCACCATAGGTTTGATTTCATCCTTTAGGCCACTAATAAAACTGGAAACGAAATATGACTCATCTAGTCTGGGGTTCCTGGTGGGCATTAGTGTTTttagttcttcaaatttttcctcATATTCCTCGACTGTCCCTTTTTTGTTGTAGTTTATTAAACTCCTCCACTATGTCAAGGGATCCTTTTCCAGAAAACCTTTCGCACAACAGTTCACTAAATTCTTCCCAGGACAACCCAGGCCTGGCTAGTTTCACTCCTTGGAACCAATTATCAGCTTTTCCCTCCAAAAACATTTCAACCAGATCTACTTTCTGGTTCGCTAGTATTTGATGATTCAGAAAATACTTTTGACATGTCCTCAACCATTCCCTAGGTTTAACAGAAGAAAACATAGGTAGCTCCAATCTTGGCAAATTAGGTACGAACATTTTACCTCTGTCTCATGTTGGTGGCCTAGCAGCTCGGTTGGGGTCATCAGTCTCAAATGTGCGGGAGGGGTTGGCAGAAGTGGTTCTGGTGCCTCTCCTTCACTATCCTGAAGTCCTTTCTCCTTCATCATTACCTTCAGTAGTGTGTTGAACTTTTGGTCCATCTTGTTGAATTTCTGATCCAGATTCCCCACTATTGTCTCCAACCTGGAGTTATTCTGCTCCATTTCATCATGCAATTTTTGCTGCAACTCATTCTGACCAAAGCTTGAAGCGCGGCCATGGTTTCTGCCATTTCTTGTATTCTACTCTCCTTCTTCTTAAGTTGATCCTCCAGTGATCGATATCTAGTATTTTCCGCCATGGAAATGTCTCAGCAGCCAAGGATCGGCTGCTTTGATACCAAAAGTCAGGTTCTGGGGTTTAGCCGCCGGGGTTTCAAGGGAAAGACAGAAGGGAGACTGGGAAAGAAAagtgaagaaaggggaaaaagagaGAGCATAACCGAAaggagagagaagaagaaaatatcCAATTTGGAAGTTTTACTCAATTGTTTTCAGTTATAATGAAAAGGGGTATTTATGCAATTATTTCTAACTAACTACAATTAAGAGACTAACTGTCAACTTAAGTCTAACGACGTAGTTTCACAACATCTAAACACCTGAGCTCAAAACACACTCTTTTATGAACAAAACGACCCCTCTTATTTATGAAGTTCCTGACAGATCCCTAATGCCTAAACCAAAACAATGTGGTCCCCAAGATTTTCTATCTTTAGTTTATATTTAAAACACCTAACAGAAAGTCATGATTGCTAACGGTCAAAATAAGTTGCTgttagtcaaaaattttgatcTTACATTTTTTAAGCCGGTGTTAGTCAACAGTCTTTGACTTTACATGTTTGGTGCCTAATATTTGAagttttgatcaatatggtaCTTTGTATTTCAAATAGTCATATGTAAGGCTCTCAAATGAACTAAAatgtaaattaaattaaaattatgaaaatgCATTCTCAAATCTTTATAAAAATCCTTAAGGGCACTGTACAATAACACAACAATATCCTTTAATCTGAAGAGCATCTCTTTGTTAAattaattacaatcaaataaaaatgcacacataatatttaaaaagaaaatttgtggaagaagaggaggatcttAATTTTAATGCATAACTTTATTCTAAATAGAATTACACAAAATTTTGCATGACTTCTTGGTGTAGGCTTCAAATGATTGTGGTTTAGAGTTGTGACTACAATAACTAGTAAAGGAAAGTATCAATATTAAGTGCTCATAtgaattttggaaaaacttcttgttgttattttcttttcttttcctcttattAAAATGTAATATTCCAAAAATAGAGTTTTAATGCATTTATACTTATGTTCATGCACATAGATAATTTCATTAAATAATTGAAACTGTtatgtaaaatatttatttcatttaaaacTTAGTTGATTACCTGTTGAAATGCCAAAGAACAATTGTTGAATGATTAACTTCATTATCAATATAagttaaaaaaatgataaaattcatTACCAATTAATTATTCATGAAAATTAGATGTATTTATCAAAATTGAAACTAAGTGTGCAAAAAAGAATAAACATATAAGGAATGAGTAGAATGAATacatcaaataaataaatttaaaaaatgagagAGAAAACTAAGTTTATTTAGCTTTGTCatgttttttattattaaaaattcttgtacaaatttaaaataattcaaCCCAATCCACACCTAATTTCATCTTGAAACTCTCAAAATTAATATTTGAAACTTAAGGGACTATAATGATTCAAAACACCAAAAATAAAGAACCAAAAATGCAAAACTGTTGACTAATGACTATTTTGATTTTGATCGTTaagcattaccaaatttctttcaattatcCTAAATCTAtctaaaattagaaattttggaGACTACATTTCTTTTACTCAAAATATTGGGAGCCACCATGATAACCTTTTAAGGCTTGGTGGGTTGAGAGATCAAGGGTTCAAACTTTATCTCCCACCACTTGCCACTATATGTGGCAGTCACTTTAAGTGGCTTAAATCTGTACGGATGCGCAGTACACCAGCCTGATCTGATGGTAGTTCAGTCCCCGTCGATTCCTCCAATGATCCAGTTGGGCCCTCCCCTTTAGTATAGGCTAAGAAGTGGATGTAAGATAGACAAATGCCGattgataaaaaataatatatatattggcAACTTACAGACTAAACATTGGGACCAAAATTGCACTTCTCCAAATTTGATTCACACCACAAAAGTAGAGGCATTGAAGTGTGTTTTTTCCCTTAAAGTTTTAGATAATCTCACCTTATTCCTCATACTTTGAAAACTTACACATCAACTCCTATATGATTCATTAAACATAGAACTACAAGCTGAGTGACTATAAGAATGACGATTTACTTCTCTGGAATGACATGTTCAACTTTTGGTAACTATAGTTAGCCCAAAAGTAAATCCTACTGTCCCACTAGATGATGGTAATGTCTAAGCATATGGAGGAATGGAACGCAGGGCTTCTATCCCACTCTCAGGTTCACAGGTAGTATAGTAATTTCTGGACACTTGCTCGGTAATTAGATTTGATGTAAATTCCATCTGTATCAATATaaatttctttttaatttttttccagtAGGAGAGTGGCGGGACTAAAAGAGCGTAGAAGGGGCGGGGGATTTGAACCTAGAATCCTAATTCCTGAACCTCAACCTTCCTATATCAATATAAATTAACGTTCtttaaacaaaaatattaaaaaaaagccTAGATGAAGGTAATATCTATGCATATATTTGTAAGATGAAACATGTGCATAAATTACATGACCATGATGAAGGTCTGCGCCATTAGAACAACTATTGGCATGCCATTTTATACACTCTTTTGTAAAATTTAAAGAGAGAGAATTAAAAATAAGAATTCAAGAAGACACCAGAATGTACGCATCCCTTCACTACATTGAAATCCCACCTAGCTGGAGCACCATACACTATTATACATATTTACCAAACTGAAACTCTAGGATTTATCCATACAACAATCAATACACAGACTTTCCAAAGTGAAACTATAAGATTTGTAATTCCATTATCTTGAAAAGTAGGACCTAGGTGATAACAACCTTCTTGGAGAAAACATGCCCAAATATTTAGGAGAAGAAAGGCTGTCAATAGATCTTTCATTATGCATAATATAGTTATCACCATCTTCTCTAGGCATATTTGCACCATTGAACGTACTACACCTTGCCAACTTCCCAAACCATGAGGTCTTCTTTGGTGAGTTATTATGCATGCCATTAATCTTTTCACACAGATATCCTTTCACTACGTGTAACCCTTGCTCCATGACATCCATCGGCGGCGAAACGAGCGGATTTCCTTCAGCTCTCAGCTTCTGAAGCTTCTTTAGACACCCTATAGACTCCGGCAAAGTGGTGATATTATTGTAACTCACATCTAATTCAACAAGGGACAAGAGAAGACCGATGGAATATGGTAAGGTTGCTAGGAAATGGAAATTTTGGCTAACGTTGAGGACTTCGAGGTTGATTAGATTTTCAAGATCTTCAGGAAGAGATCTAAGGCAGTTTAATCTAGCATCAAGAATTTGAAGGCTGGTCAAGTGGGAAGTGGACATGGGGAGGAAGACCAGCTTGTTGCAGTTGACTAAGAGTTTCTTGAGGTTAATCAGTTCAAATCCGATAGTGTCTGGTAGTTGAGTCAGTTTATTGAAATTTGCATTTAGCTCCTCCAGCGATCTGCCATCGACAAGAAAACGTCATTGAATTAAAGTTTgaatgaatcaattaaatggATAAATCTTTTATATACTGTCAGTATATACACTTTCAAATTTAGATGTATGATATACATGCAAAATTTAGTATTTAAAAATTTAGATGTCGTGGCATTCACTAAACTTGTCACTGTATGAAATGATcgtaggaaaaattaatccaaattAAATTGTTGTAGTTTATATTGAATTGGATAGGTCAAGAAGCATGACTAGAAGGTTCGCATTTTGCAATTTGTTCATGTTTTTTAAAGGACATTACGAGTGCATATCCAATTTCATGAAGTATTTAGTCTAGTAAAACATGATTAAAGAGCATATAAGAAATATTGAAGTTAACCCCTTTAACAAGATCGTTTTTTGATAAGGAGAAAACACATGCATGCCTATTAAACCTCTTTTCGGGGCTGCATGTGAATGTTTACATTCGCAATAGGTACTCCGTTTGAGTCATAACTATTTGATTTGCAAGTATAAGCATGCTATTATAGAAAGACAAAAGTACAATTGATTTAAAAAATTCTCTACAACAATGCAACTACTACTGCAATCAGTTTCAATTAAAAGACCAATTTGGCCACCAAAGAATCTTACAGATGATCATAATTTAGATAATTTGACCATTGTTGGAATATTCCGTTGGGTTGTTGTGCTCGAATTTAGGATATATATTTGTTGGTCaacaattcaatttttttaaattcaatgtaCTGATCGCACAGAAAgggggggaaaagaaaatgtaCTAGTGTAATATGACAGACTAATTCGTGTGCCATCTCATAACACTCAGGCACAATATAATCTCTCTGTCAACTTTGATGGCATAAATTAGTATTTAATGATATTAATTACACTTAAGCTAACACTTAATGACCTATTGGCACAAATTAAAACAATCCTAGCGCAACTTCAGGTAAAAGCATGTTGAGTTCCGAATAAGCTATGAGATACGTGAGATTGTCTAAAGGGAGtagaatattttatttttccaagggtCTAGTGCACTTTCTTGCGCATGATTAGTTAAAGAATTTTTAATAGCTTACGGATAAGGTTTGACTAGGAATatacaaaatatatattatgATGTACATTTGACTTAGAGTCAGTGTACGTAGCGTTAAATTTAGTTGTAGAATTATTAATCATAATTTTGGCTTCCATTGAAAGCAATTGTCGTGGTTTGAAAAGTCGGAAGACTAAAGAATTGTTTAGCAATTTAACCGTTCAAGCAATTTCAAAAAGTAAAAACTTGGAGTAAAAAATCATGtcgtattttttattttaatctttttacCCTCCCTCTCCTCCCGCACATTTCTCACTTCGTATTTTCACTTTCGTAAAAAACCATTTCTTCTCCCacatattttactttcaaaaagTAAAAACTTTGAGTAAAAAACCATGtcgtattttttattttaatctttttacCCTCCCTCTCCTCCCACACATTTCTCACCTCTAAACAGTAAGATCCAAAATTCGAACCTTAAACTTGATAAGAGGGAGTAACAAACCACGTCATATTGAGCATTAAGGCAATTATGtaaagggcatgctgccaaTTAATGCATCCTAATAAATTTttacttctattttttttttaaaactatgTGGACCATGGACTATGACCTTTGATAAAGAGGGAATTAGCAACGTCCGTTAATTGTTGtctaaaaagaaaggaaaaaaaaaaaaagattcttcAACCTCAGCATTTGATGACCATATCATAGCAACTAAAGTGTCCAATGAAGTGGCATGACCAACCTGCAATTTTCAATGGTTCTGGGAAGAGATTGAAGCATGTTGCCAGAAACGTTCAATGTCTTGAGCTTTGATAAGCACCCAATGGAGTTTGGTAGAGACTTGAGTTGATTCGAGTGCACGTCTAACACCATCACGTTTAGTAGTCTGGCTGTTAAAGACTCTGGTATACTCTGCAATCCATGTCAAATTGGATAAGAAAAAACTCAATTTGTGTCAAATTATATTGACCTCTCTAACTTAACTTGATCATATTAAGTTCAATATTCATACCATGAATGTCCTTTATGAATAGTATGATCAACGAATATCATTTACTTTTTCAAAGAATTTCTGAAGTAGGGTCACTTTGGAAAAgagaatttaattattttattaattaggAAAACCTAATAAGAGAAGGTCCCTGCTATagctttatatttttcttgttttacacTTTCATCAAGTTCTTAAGAATCATGAGCCAACTTATTTTGTATGTATCATTTGTCATAATAACTCCCCAATACGTAGAGAAGGCCTTCATTTGACGGTTGAAATTAAAATCCCAGAACTTGGAAATTCTACGTTTCAATTCTCTTTCCCTTACTCTTCTTCTTAAATTCCGCCTCTTccctactaaaaaaaaaagaatttaaaaattctccaatgcacTAGAGTtgtagagaaaaagaaaataagtatTCGAACATGTTTATTACAATATTTTGGGAGAGAAagttaaaacaataaatatgaagAAAGAATGTACTGTAATCAGCATATATACAAACCATTCAAATCTGAGGTTAGTCATTGCATATGCAAGCAAGTGATACTTTAAGAGATACTCTCAACTTATTATCTTTGCTGGAAAACAACTAGTCTAATTTCTTTGATgttcaaaattaaattaaacttTGGCATATACCATTTTGCCCTTAGTTTAGCTTCTTAGAAGCTAAAAAACCAAGTGGTGAGCAACTGAGAGCTGCCTTTGGATTAAAAAACTACTTAAAATTTGCATGACACAATTCTGGGTGATTTCTACAAAGCATGTTAGGAAAACAACCAACCCAAAATACACAATATTCCAACTGTTCTTCCTACAATAAtcccaaaagaagaaaaggctaaaaaaaaaaacccaaagtTTCATTATAAACGTAACTTAGCTAGGCCTAAAGGCCTCCATCTtgaaaagaaacttaaaaaaaaaaaattgaaacagCAATAAACCATCAAATGGACTCTTTCCCTGCCATTCCCAATCATAAACTGATGCACCAAGGTTCACCCATAGATATCATGTATAGGAGTAGGAACCATGTGTAACTAAAAGTTTCTTATTCCTCTTAATTTCATGCTTTCTATTTCCTAATTTCCCTTATTTCTTTCTCATCCTTTCTAAGAATTTTTCCCACCAAAAGAAAAAGTACCCCAGTCACGGTAAAAGAAGAGAACACAAAACGCACACAAAAATGGAATGAAAAAGTATATATTTACGCACGACAAAATAGTGAAAATACACATacatatagaaaaaaaaaactttatactAGTTTGACATAGCACCTGTAGATCATTGTTGGAGAGATCTAATTTGCAGATGAACCTTGTATTGATAGAAGGATCCGGCATAGATTTCAAAGCCATGCCACTCATATCCACTATCTCAAGAattacttcttcttcttctttggctGATCTTGTCCTTTCCACCCTCTTCTTTTGATCCATCCTCATCACTTGTCTGTGGTGCTGCTCTTGGTGCAACATCTATACTTGCCCGGCCCCCCCTAATGTTCCACCATCCACAACTCACaatgaacaaagaaaaaaacgACGCACAACACACAGTGAAGAGAGAAAGAAACTAGAAATCATGTGTTTGTTAAAAACATACTAAAAATCACATGGTATAAATAGTAAGCCGAGGAAAGTGCAAACTACTTGTACGGATGAGCAGGACGCGAGTGCATGACGACGacgtttcgttatatttttgttttatgcGAAGTACAGGTCCGTATGTAGCGTAAATAATCCACCACCTAAAGCATAAGAAAAGTCAACCATCATTTGTAGCAATCATATAAGGCTGCCCGCAAGTTGCGGTCATCCCGGGCATTATCTAAGGTTTTGGACTAAATcctactctcttttttttcttttttattttggccaaaaaatttaatattgcATGTTGATCACACTTTGGTGACGTTGAAACTTTAATATTGGGAATTGCATTATTGAATTTGACCTTAGAACTTGGGTGTGATTATATTTACAAGGAGCATAAATTGATTATTGAATTTCTTTGACTTTGAAACATGGAAGTTGGTACGGATTTACGGACCGAGGAAGTTCTTATTTTGATATTAAATTATTTTGGTAAATAAGGACAATAATTAAAATGGGTCTTGGAACTcatacttcttttttttctttttcatttttttcattcttctcttttccctttttttttgtatttgattgaagaagtttttaaTACATACCCAAAAGAAAAGTTCTAAGCTCTTTTTTACATGGTCATCAACAAAGAAAGAATCATGGAGGAAGTTGCGTTGGCAACCAATAAAAGTTAACATTTCAATGAAACTACTGATATAAAATGCAAGCATTTTGGCCACTATTTTCTGTGGATTTTATTCGGACTTGTAGTGTTAATATGAAAAAAATTCCATTCAGTTTGCATTACATGATCAGCTGTTAATTGAATTTATTCTTGTGTAATTAGATTCTCTTATTATATCGATATCTTGGTGAAGAAACTCTTTTTGGTGTGTGTTTTCAATGGTTGATTTTTTATACTTCCTGAAATCTAGGCGGTATATGAATTCTGCTCTTTCAATGTCATGTACTTCGGTTTTCGAGGGGCTGGCGTACACGACATAAACTTTGCAAGACCCAATGGTACTAAAGGTAGGTAGTAGTTAGTCCTCAAGCAAAATCAAAGTCAAAATCTAATATATAAATGAAGGAATAATCTTGAAAACCTCTCCTAGGGTGTGTACTAATATCATTTAGAGTCcctgaaattttaaaaatatcactcaCCTCCCCTCAAATCATATCTTTTGTTACAATAATGTTAGTCCAATATCAGAAgcatattaaaaaataattatttaaggatcaagatatattttcattCCTACTCTGTCCTTTTGTGCTGTCCTATTTTGAATTTTCTATCAAATTAATTGTTAATATAAGATTGCAGCGACAGTTGTTAGATtagtattttaaaaattagGGAGGCGTTTTTGTCAAATGCAATGACAATTGTTAGATTAGTATCTTTTTAACATctttaaggttttttttttttaagatttccGTTGCCTACATGACTATTAGAATTATGAGAGATTTAAATAAGTTTAGCATAGGAGGACTAGGAAAAATAAAGGAgagaataattttaaaaaataatcgTTAGAATACCAAATTTatgcatttttttaatttctaattttttgcaCAAATGATTGTTAGAATAGAATAGTAATTTAATATAAGGTTGACGAACAAGGACAAAGAGTAGGTGGAGCGATTTTTTAagtgaaagaattttttttttttaggtaagTAGAATATTTGTTAGAATACCCATTtggatttcaatttttctttttttttttgtttcacctATATGAGTTTTGGAATAGCAAGGGTAAGTTAATAAGCGGTTGGCACAAGAATTAAAAGTGGAGAAGAGAGGTGCAGTCCAAAAATAGTTGTTAGAATAGCTATTTTTAGctatttttatgcattttggcATTTTCTCTTCCAATCTTTTTGCCTAAATAAACTTTAGACAAGCCAGGGTGATTTAATGTGATTCAACAATAGTTAAGTTCAACAAAGAAATTTGGAGAGGATAGTTAAGTTCAACAATAGTTGTTAAAATAAATCATTATTTTTGTTGATTCTGAATTTTTCTCTTCTAGATTCTTTTTTTCCCTAATCAATTATTAGAATAGCATAGATCTTATAATATATGGCTGGAATAGGAGGATTAACTAAGTGAGATAGTTtaactgcaaaaaaaaaagggtaaaatagcCATTTTATTTTTAACAATTTGGTTTTTCCCTTTCATACTTTTTTCCCTAAAGAATTGTCAAAGTACTAAGGGTAATATTGTCAATTCAAATGTTATGAGGTGATTAGAGGTTCCATCTAATTGAAAGGAAAGGTAAGTGATATTTGTGAAACTTCAAGACTGCTAAGTTCCATTAGCAAAAAACTCAGAACAAGTTTCTAAATTTATTCTTATAAATGAAAGGATTACTacaaatttaagaaaaatgtagatTGCACAGTACATATCTAATTAGAataaatgtatacatatataggGAGAGTATGTGCGTGAACTCAAGTGATAATGACTTTGCCTTATCAAAATCATGTAACAGAATATCACAAAGTCAAATTTCCACAAGAATTGGATAATCGTAGTTTAGGGTAAGCAAtccagaaaggaaaaaaaaaaagaaattcaaaaactTCAATAGGATGACAAATTGTATGAAAGgtattaaaataaaaagagaaaagaccCAGTTCTTATCCCACagaaaaaactaaaataataaaagatctAGTGGATAATATTTGGACCATTTGAAGCCTCCAACAAGAGACTTCTCAAGATAGCCTCCAATCGATAAGATTAATTTAGATAATGCCGTACCATCAACATGGTATTTGTCAGATATTAAATACATATTAGACTAATCCGAAAATGAAACGGAGAAGGAAATGAAAATTGAGAGGTTAAAACCAAGTGCAGGAAgtcaaaaaataataacttaACTCGTAGGCTTGCATTTGGGAAATGGATTAACTCATAACGACAGACATCAATTGCGTCACTTTTGTCCATTCAACAGTACAACTCATACGAGGCCGCCCTTGTGACGCCGTACAGCTACAAgtattgacttttttttttttggggaaaagtTACAAGTATTGACTTTACCTTCCATGGTTCCAGAACATATTTTCATCTACATTTTGTCTATTTGCTTGTGGAAATGAAGCAGGAACAGTAGTCCGTATAAAAGCCGTAATAGAGACGCAATTATTATGTACGATACTTACATAAACAGTGATTGAATATCACAATATTGTTGTAAACCTGcgcaagtaattaataataaGTTACAATTTGTTCAAATGATATTGCACTGTTCAAGGATAGCTATATTGATAGGTGTTATTAccccttttcctttgttttcttaGTCAATGACAGTATAATAGCATATTTGCCCATTTTGTATATGATACGCTTCGCATTTAGGACCAAAAAATATAGAGAAAAAAGTACTAAATCATAAGGAGATCTAGGAGGTGCTATTCATGTAGTACCTGCTATTAGATACTATTTTACAAGGACGCGAAGTATTTAGATTTTTGTTCTACTAATAACCCTTAATTAGTTCTTTTATAATTTTGAATTAGGGGTACTAGTTCTTCTATTTAATGTTTAATTGGACCTAAGATTGAAAAAAATTGTTGGAAATCAAACAAGAATTGGaaatggagagaaaaaaaagacaagtaagaggaaaccaaaaaaaaagaaaggaaaataaaacaatgaaaaggaaatataaattaCTTACTGTTTACATTTAAAAGTTAATTAAACAAATTGGGCTCACATTAAAAAGTAttttggaaacataaatttaaatCGAAAAAGTCCAATTGCAAGAGAGTAATAAATTAATAAAGGTGAATCCATGCATATAAATGGGAGGTTTTGCATAAATTTTTTACTGATGGCTGCGATGGATTCAGCGGTTTTGCTTCCTTCGCTTTTGTCATCCATGTGTTTTAAAGGTTCTTTAATAAGTTGACATGCATTGAACCTGCATacttccttcaaaaaaaaaaaaaaaaaaaaaaaaaaaaaacctgcatACTGGCATAGTGAAGGCATTCTCTTaagcaaattttgaataatttttttcaacCCAATCACATGCGCTTTACGTGCAGATTTTGTTTTCTGTACCCTTTCGTTTTCTGCTCTTTTGCTTCCATGCGGCCCTTGTTGAAGAGTCTTAAAATGGCGTTGACCTTTCTCATAATTATGCTTATGCCTTTGGTATTCCACCTTTAAGATTAGTATtagcaaattattttttcaatatTCAACGCTTGTAATCAACTCATCAATTTCAGGTGTTCAAGCTCGAGAAGGTGTTGATCAATCGTATGCACCTCGTGGCATTGTCATGGGGTGAACTAATAATAACACTG
Protein-coding sequences here:
- the LOC113691882 gene encoding plant intracellular Ras-group-related LRR protein 6-like is translated as MLHQEQHHRQVMRMDQKKRVERTRSAKEEEEVILEIVDMSGMALKSMPDPSINTRFICKLDLSNNDLQSIPESLTARLLNVMVLDVHSNQLKSLPNSIGCLSKLKTLNVSGNMLQSLPRTIENCRSLEELNANFNKLTQLPDTIGFELINLKKLLVNCNKLVFLPMSTSHLTSLQILDARLNCLRSLPEDLENLINLEVLNVSQNFHFLATLPYSIGLLLSLVELDVSYNNITTLPESIGCLKKLQKLRAEGNPLVSPPMDVMEQGLHVVKGYLCEKINGMHNNSPKKTSWFGKLARCSTFNGANMPREDGDNYIMHNERSIDSLSSPKYLGMFSPRRLLSPRSYFSR